One genomic segment of Panicum virgatum strain AP13 chromosome 2N, P.virgatum_v5, whole genome shotgun sequence includes these proteins:
- the LOC120659204 gene encoding glutamate--glyoxylate aminotransferase 1-like, with translation MARKPLDFDQLNENVKKVQYAVRGELYLRASELQKEGKKIIFTNVGNPHALGQKPLTFPRQVVALCQAPFLLDDPNVGLLFPADAIARAKHYLSLAPGGLGAYSDSRGIPGIRKEVADFIQRRDGYPSDPELIYLTDGASKGVMQMLNAIIRNERDGILVPVPQYPLYSAAISLFGGSLVPYYLEEEANWGLDFVNIRQTVAEARSKGITVRAMVIINPGNPTGQCLSEENIKELLQFCYHENLALLADEVYQQNIYQDERPFISARKVLFDMGPPLSKEVQLVSFHTVSKGFWGECGQRGGYFEMTNLPPKTVDEIYKVASIALSPNVPGQIFMGVMVNPPKPGDISYLKFAAESKSILESMRRRARMMTDGFNSCRNVMCNFTEGAMYSFPQIRLPPRAIEAAKRAGKVPDVFYCLKLLEATGISTVPGSGFGQKEGVFHLRTTILPAEEDFPAIMSSFKKFNDSFMEQYESYSRM, from the exons ATGGCGAGGAAGCCGCTCGACTTCGATCAGCTGAACGAGAATGTCAAGAAGGTGCAGTACGCGGTGCGCGGGGAGCTCTACCTCCGCGCCTCCGAGCTCCAGAAGGAGGGCAAGAAGATCATCTTCACCAACGTCGGCAACCCGCACGCCCTCGGACAGAAGCCGCTCACCTTCCCCCGCCAG GTGGTGGCTCTCTGCCAGGCTCCGTTCCTGCTCGATGATCCCAACGTCGGCCTCTTGTTCCCGGCGGATGCCATCGCGCGGGCCAAGCACTACCTCTCCCTGGCGCCCGGCGGTTTAG GTGCTTACAGTGATTCCCGTGGTATCCCTGGAATTAGGAAGGAGGTTGCTGACTTCATCCAGAGGCGTGATGGATATCCGAG TGATCCAGAACTCATTTACTTGACAGATGGTGCTAGCAAAGGTGTGATGCAGATGCTGAACGCCATTATCAGAAACGAGAGAGATGGG ATTTTGGTCCCTGTTCCTCAATACCCACTTTATTCTGCTGCCATTTCCCTCTTTGGTGGCTCCCTGGTCCCATACTACTTGGAAGAAGAGGCTAACTGGGGCCTTGACTTTGTCAATATCCGACAAACAGTGGCGGAGGCACGGTCAAAGGGAATCACT GTTCGAGCAATGGTGATTATCAATCCGGGAAATCCCACTGGACAATGCCTTAGTGAAGAAAATATAAAGGAACTTCTGCAATTTTGCTACCATGAAAATTTAGCTCTGCTTGCAGATGAAGTGTATCAGCAGAACATTTATCAAGATGAGCGCCCGTTTATAAGCGCAAGAAAG GTTTTGTTTGACATGGGTCCACCACTAAGCAAGGAAGTTCAGCTTGTTTCTTTCCACACTGTGTCCAAAGGGTTCTGGGGAGAGTGTGGACAACGTGGTGGATACTTTGAAATGACAAATCTTCCCCCAAAG ACAGTAGACGAGATCTACAAGGTTGCATCAATAGCACTGAGCCCGAATGTTCCAGGGCAAATTTTT ATGGGAGTGATGGTTAACCCTCCAAAACCTGGTGATATCTCGTACCTGAAGTTTGCTGCTGAAAG CAAGTCCATCCTAGAGTCCATGAGGAGGAGAGCACGCATGATGACAGATGGTTTCAACAGTTGCCGAAATGTCATGTGCAATTTCACAGAAG GAGCTATGTACTCTTTCCCCCAAATACGCCTGCCACCAAGAGCGATTGAGGCAGCGAAAAGAGCAGGCAAAGTACCAGATGTTTTCTACTGCCTCAAGCTTCTGGAAGCAACCGGAATTTCCACTGTTCCGGGATCTGGTTTTGGTCAGAAGGAAGG GGTGTTCCACCTCCGGACAACTATCCTTCCTGCTGAGGAAGACTTCCCTGCCATCATGTCGAGCTTCAAGAAGTTCAACGACTCATTCATGGAGCAATACGAGAGCTACTCCAGGATGTGA
- the LOC120659206 gene encoding protein C2-DOMAIN ABA-RELATED 3-like, whose amino-acid sequence MDGLAGLLKVRVVRGINLAYRDARGSDPYVVLRLGKKKLKTSVKKRSVNPIWHEELTLTVTNPSEPLKLEVFDKDTFSRDDPMGDAEIDVAPLMEAISMNPEDIRNGAIIKSVRPSTRNCLADESHVCWRNGRFVQDMILRLKNVESGEIQLQLQWVNISGAK is encoded by the exons ATGGACGGATTGGCTGGCCTCTTGAAAGTGCGGGTGGTTCGTGGGATCAACCTAGCCTACCGTGATGCAAGAGGCAGCGATCCATATGTTGTCCTACGACTTGGCAAGAAG AAACTGAAGACAAGTGTGAAGAAGAGATCTGTCAATCCCATCTGGCATGAAGAGCTAACTTTGACGGTCACGAATCCCAGTGAACCACTTAAGCTT GAGGTGTTTGACAAGGACACTTTCAGCAGAGATGACCCTATGGGAGACGCAGAGATCGATGTAGCACCCTTGATGGAAGCTATAAGTATGAACCCGGAGGACATTAGGAACGGTGCCATCATAAAGTCTGTCCGACCAAGCACCCGGAATTGCCTCGCAGATGAGAGCCACGTTTGCTGGAGGAACGGTAGGTTTGTCCAGGATATGATTCTCCGGCTGAAGAACGTTGAGAGTGGAGAGATACAGCTCCAGCTGCAATGGGTAAACATTTCTGGTGCCAAGTAA
- the LOC120659207 gene encoding suppressor of RPS4-RLD 1-like isoform X3 — MSSERAELARLCSTRNWSKAIRLLDSILARSPSSIHDLCNRAFCYSHLELHKHVVKDCDRALQLDPALLQAYVLKGKALTALDKKEDALLVWKQGYEIAVRDTTDLKQLLELEELVSSVKICETTESSDHVMDASPCDTKVVISEDRVVDKSSTAPTVADTKTVVCEEAIGNSKVSSNGDTKLPNHNNKVENNKVSTSPLKDSTGTQAPKKPPKQDKKNKAKAVKEINGQAEGAANRTSSDESETISLEQTLFATKISKSSKSISLDFRLSRGIAQVNEGRYDQAISIFDQILRETPTYPEALIGRGTAYAFQRELDSAISDFTKAIQSNPSAGEAWKRRGQARAALGEFKEAIEDLTKALEFEPNSHDILHERGIVNFKFKDYNSALEDLSTYVKRDKKNSSAHTYLGLTLSVLGEYKRAEDEHLVGIKYDESFLDCWAHLAQLYLDLAYPEKLLNCLEKAIQIDSRFAKAYHLRGILYHGMGRHRSAIKELSIALTYEGSSIECLYLRASCHHAIGEYKAAIKDYDDVLDLELDSMDKFVLQCLAFYQKEMALYIASKANLEFSQFNIDDDIDPLFKEYWCKRLHPKNVAEKVYRQPPLRISLRSGRLNKQDFKFTKHQTTLLLAADSIGKKIQYNCRGFLPNQRQYRMAGLAAIEIAQKVSKAWRFLRNPKNIAKLVRKRDKLNMSQNRGGYCSTSTLSGSPTSSPNEDRVFSGISLSWQEVYNIAVKWRQVSEPCDPVVWVNKLSEEFNSGFGSHTPMLLGQAKVVRYYPYYQRVLEAAKNIMLDLKYVNNAEDRAIFLTDIEKLKKIEVASSCSDLYHIVGETYWVATRCDSMASQGRRLEGTRITTQNMGKTGFDFAIRTPCTPSRWEEYDEEMTAAWEAICEAYCNDTHPTRDPSTLDAVKDAILRMTYYW, encoded by the exons atgtcctCCGAGCGCGCCGAGCTCGCGCGCCTCTGCAGCACCCGCAACTGGTCCAAGGCCATCCGCCTCCTCGACTCCATCCTCGCGCGATCCCCCTCCTCCATCCACGACCTCTG CAACCGGGCCTTCTGCTACTCCCACCTCGAGCTCCACAAGCACGTCGTCAAGGACTGCGACCGCGCGCTGCAGCTCGACCCCGCCCTGCTCCAGGCCTACGTCCTCAAAG GCAAGGCACTGACTGCGTTGGATAAGAAAGAGGATGCTTTACTTGTCTGGAAGCAAGGATATGAAATTGCTGTCCGTGACACAACGGACTTGAAACAGTTGCTTGAGTTGGAAGAATTGGTTTCTTCTGTTAAAATTTGCGAGACAACTGAGTCTTCAGACCATGTCATGGATGCATCGCCTTGTGATACCAAAGTTGTTATCTCAGAAGATCGTGTTGTTGACAAGTCATCCACCGCACCTACTGTGGCAGATACGAAAACTGTTgtctgtgaagaggccattggTAATTCCAAAGTTTCATCAAATGGTGATACCAAGTTGCCGAATCATAATAACAAAGTGGAAAATAATAAAGTTTCTACCAGTCCACTGAAAGACAGCACAGGGACTCAAGCGCCCAAGAAGCCCCCCAAGCAAGATAAGAAAAACAAAGCAAAAGCAGTGAAAGAAATAAATGGCCAAGCTGAAGGTGCGGCCAACAGAACAAGTTCTGATGAAAGTGAAACCATATCGCTAGAACAAACTCTCTTTGCTACAAAAATTTCAAAGTCATCAAAATCCATAAGCTTGGATTTCCGACTTTCAAGAGGAATTGCACAG GTTAACGAAGGAAGGTATGACCAAGCGATATCCATCTTTGATCAG ATATTACGAGAAACTCCTACCTATCCTGAGGCACTGATTGGAAGGGGCACAGCTTATGCATTTCAAAGAGAATTGGATTCTGCTATTTCTGATTTCACTAAG GCTATACAATCTAACCCATCAGCTGGGGAGGCATGGAAGCGACGGGGACAAGCTCGCGCTGCTTTAGGAGAGTTCAAGGAG GCCATTGAGGACTTGACCAAAGCATTGGAATTTGAACCAAATTCTCATGATATTTTGCATGAAAGAG GAATTGTGAACTTCAAATTCAAGGACTACAACTCTGCACTTGAAGATCTTTCAACATATGTGAAGCGTGACAAGAAGAACAGCTCTGCTCACACTTATTTA GGTCTTACCCTTTCAGTACTTGGAGAGTACAAACGTGCTGAAGATGAGCATCTTGTTGGTATAAAGTATGACGAGAGTTTCCTGGACTGTTGGGCTCACCTTGCTCAG CTTTATCTTGATTTGGCTTATCCAGAAAAGTTGCTGAATTGCCTTGAGAAAGCTATTCAAATTGATTCAAG GTTTGCAAAAGCATACCATCTTCGTGGAATTCTCTACCATGGAATGGGTCGACATAG GAGTGCTATTAAAGAGCTATCAATTGCTTTGACATATGAGGGTTCAAGTATAGAGTGCCTATACTTGCGTGCCTCATGCCATCATGCAATTGGAGAATATAAAGCTGCG ATAAAAGATTATGATGATGTACTCGATTTGGAACTTGATTCCATGGATAAATTTGTGTTGCAATGTTTGGCCTTCTATCAG AAGGAAATGGCTCTGTATATTGCTTCAAAGGCCAATTTAGAGTTCTCTCAGTTCAACATTGATGACGATATTGACCCACTATTTAAG GAATATTGGTGCAAACGACTACACCCCAAAAATGTGGCTGAAAAGGTTTATCGCCAGCCACCATTGCGGATCTCATTAAGAAGTGGGCGCCTTAATAAGCAAGACTTCAAATTCACAAAGCATCAAACAACCCTTCTTCTAGCTGCAGATTCAATTGGGAAGAAGATTCAATACAATTGCCGTGGTTTCTTACCAAATCAACGCCAG TACCGCATGGCCGGGTTGGCTGCTATTGAGATTGCTCAGAAAGTGTCCAAGGCTTGGCGCTTTCTGAGGAATCCAAAGAACATCGCAAAATTAGTTAGGAAAAGGGATAAACTTAACATGAGCCAGAACAGGGGAGGTTATTGTAGCACCAGCACTTTGTCTGGATCGCCAACGTCTAGCCCAAATGAAGACAGGGTCTTCTCTGGGATCTCTCTCTCCTGGCAGGAAGTCTATAACATTGCTGTTAAGTGGAGACAAGTTTCTGAACCTTGTGATCCAGTTGTTTGGGTCAATAAGCTAAG TGAAGAGTTCAATTCTGGATTTGGTTCTCATACCCCAATGCTTCTTGGTCAAGCAAAAGTTGTCCGGTACTATCCATATTACCAAAG AGTTTTGGAAGCTGCAAAGAACATAATGCTTGACTTGAAGTATGTGAATAATGCAGAGGACCGTGCAATTTTTCTTACAGATATTGAAAAATTGAAAAAG ATAGAGGTTGCATCGTCATGCTCAGATTTGTACCATATAGTTGGTGAGACCTATTGGGTTGCTACAAGATGTGACAGTATGGCGTCTCAGGG GAGGCGTCTTGAAGGGACCAGAATTACCACTCAAAACAT GGGTAAGACAGGATTTGACTTTGCAATACGAACACCTTGCACACCTTCGAGATGGGAGGAGTATGATGAAGAAATGACTGCAGCCTGGGAG GCCATATGTGAAGCATATTGCAATGACACACACCCCACACGTGACCCCAGCACGCTTGATGCTGTGAAGGACGCGATATTGCGAATGACATATTACTGGTAA
- the LOC120659207 gene encoding suppressor of RPS4-RLD 1-like isoform X2, producing MSSERAELARLCSTRNWSKAIRLLDSILARSPSSIHDLCNRAFCYSHLELHKHVVKDCDRALQLDPALLQAYVLKGKALTALDKKEDALLVWKQGYEIAVRDTTDLKQLLELEELVSSVKICETTESSDHVMDASPCDTKVVISEDRVVDKSSTAPTVADTKTVVCEEAIGNSKVSSNGDTKLPNHNNKVENNKVSTSPLKDSTGTQAPKKPPKQDKKNKAKAVKEINGQAEGAANRTSSDESETISLEQTLFATKISKSSKSISLDFRLSRGIAQVNEGRYDQAISIFDQILRETPTYPEALIGRGTAYAFQRELDSAISDFTKAIQSNPSAGEAWKRRGQARAALGEFKEAIEDLTKALEFEPNSHDILHERGIVNFKFKDYNSALEDLSTYVKRDKKNSSAHTYLLYLDLAYPEKLLNCLEKAIQIDSRFAKAYHLRGILYHGMGRHRSAIKELSIALTYEGSSIECLYLRASCHHAIGEYKAAIKDYDDVLDLELDSMDKFVLQCLAFYQKEMALYIASKANLEFSQFNIDDDIDPLFKEYWCKRLHPKNVAEKVYRQPPLRISLRSGRLNKQDFKFTKHQTTLLLAADSIGKKIQYNCRGFLPNQRQYRMAGLAAIEIAQKVSKAWRFLRNPKNIAKLVRKRDKLNMSQNRGGYCSTSTLSGSPTSSPNEDRVFSGISLSWQEVYNIAVKWRQVSEPCDPVVWVNKLSEEFNSGFGSHTPMLLGQAKVVRYYPYYQRVLEAAKNIMLDLKYVNNAEDRAIFLTDIEKLKKIEVASSCSDLYHIVGETYWVATRCDSMASQGRRLEGTRITTQNMGKTGFDFAIRTPCTPSRWEEYDEEMTAAWEAICEAYCNDTHPTRDPSTLDAVKDAILRMTYYWYNFMPLSRGSAVVGYIVLLGLFLAANMDVTTSIPPDVQVDWEAILSPDPETFVDAVKPWSYPSIKISRCLKDYTDVSCTFSTTGSVVAALTSVDP from the exons atgtcctCCGAGCGCGCCGAGCTCGCGCGCCTCTGCAGCACCCGCAACTGGTCCAAGGCCATCCGCCTCCTCGACTCCATCCTCGCGCGATCCCCCTCCTCCATCCACGACCTCTG CAACCGGGCCTTCTGCTACTCCCACCTCGAGCTCCACAAGCACGTCGTCAAGGACTGCGACCGCGCGCTGCAGCTCGACCCCGCCCTGCTCCAGGCCTACGTCCTCAAAG GCAAGGCACTGACTGCGTTGGATAAGAAAGAGGATGCTTTACTTGTCTGGAAGCAAGGATATGAAATTGCTGTCCGTGACACAACGGACTTGAAACAGTTGCTTGAGTTGGAAGAATTGGTTTCTTCTGTTAAAATTTGCGAGACAACTGAGTCTTCAGACCATGTCATGGATGCATCGCCTTGTGATACCAAAGTTGTTATCTCAGAAGATCGTGTTGTTGACAAGTCATCCACCGCACCTACTGTGGCAGATACGAAAACTGTTgtctgtgaagaggccattggTAATTCCAAAGTTTCATCAAATGGTGATACCAAGTTGCCGAATCATAATAACAAAGTGGAAAATAATAAAGTTTCTACCAGTCCACTGAAAGACAGCACAGGGACTCAAGCGCCCAAGAAGCCCCCCAAGCAAGATAAGAAAAACAAAGCAAAAGCAGTGAAAGAAATAAATGGCCAAGCTGAAGGTGCGGCCAACAGAACAAGTTCTGATGAAAGTGAAACCATATCGCTAGAACAAACTCTCTTTGCTACAAAAATTTCAAAGTCATCAAAATCCATAAGCTTGGATTTCCGACTTTCAAGAGGAATTGCACAG GTTAACGAAGGAAGGTATGACCAAGCGATATCCATCTTTGATCAG ATATTACGAGAAACTCCTACCTATCCTGAGGCACTGATTGGAAGGGGCACAGCTTATGCATTTCAAAGAGAATTGGATTCTGCTATTTCTGATTTCACTAAG GCTATACAATCTAACCCATCAGCTGGGGAGGCATGGAAGCGACGGGGACAAGCTCGCGCTGCTTTAGGAGAGTTCAAGGAG GCCATTGAGGACTTGACCAAAGCATTGGAATTTGAACCAAATTCTCATGATATTTTGCATGAAAGAG GAATTGTGAACTTCAAATTCAAGGACTACAACTCTGCACTTGAAGATCTTTCAACATATGTGAAGCGTGACAAGAAGAACAGCTCTGCTCACACTTATTTA CTTTATCTTGATTTGGCTTATCCAGAAAAGTTGCTGAATTGCCTTGAGAAAGCTATTCAAATTGATTCAAG GTTTGCAAAAGCATACCATCTTCGTGGAATTCTCTACCATGGAATGGGTCGACATAG GAGTGCTATTAAAGAGCTATCAATTGCTTTGACATATGAGGGTTCAAGTATAGAGTGCCTATACTTGCGTGCCTCATGCCATCATGCAATTGGAGAATATAAAGCTGCG ATAAAAGATTATGATGATGTACTCGATTTGGAACTTGATTCCATGGATAAATTTGTGTTGCAATGTTTGGCCTTCTATCAG AAGGAAATGGCTCTGTATATTGCTTCAAAGGCCAATTTAGAGTTCTCTCAGTTCAACATTGATGACGATATTGACCCACTATTTAAG GAATATTGGTGCAAACGACTACACCCCAAAAATGTGGCTGAAAAGGTTTATCGCCAGCCACCATTGCGGATCTCATTAAGAAGTGGGCGCCTTAATAAGCAAGACTTCAAATTCACAAAGCATCAAACAACCCTTCTTCTAGCTGCAGATTCAATTGGGAAGAAGATTCAATACAATTGCCGTGGTTTCTTACCAAATCAACGCCAG TACCGCATGGCCGGGTTGGCTGCTATTGAGATTGCTCAGAAAGTGTCCAAGGCTTGGCGCTTTCTGAGGAATCCAAAGAACATCGCAAAATTAGTTAGGAAAAGGGATAAACTTAACATGAGCCAGAACAGGGGAGGTTATTGTAGCACCAGCACTTTGTCTGGATCGCCAACGTCTAGCCCAAATGAAGACAGGGTCTTCTCTGGGATCTCTCTCTCCTGGCAGGAAGTCTATAACATTGCTGTTAAGTGGAGACAAGTTTCTGAACCTTGTGATCCAGTTGTTTGGGTCAATAAGCTAAG TGAAGAGTTCAATTCTGGATTTGGTTCTCATACCCCAATGCTTCTTGGTCAAGCAAAAGTTGTCCGGTACTATCCATATTACCAAAG AGTTTTGGAAGCTGCAAAGAACATAATGCTTGACTTGAAGTATGTGAATAATGCAGAGGACCGTGCAATTTTTCTTACAGATATTGAAAAATTGAAAAAG ATAGAGGTTGCATCGTCATGCTCAGATTTGTACCATATAGTTGGTGAGACCTATTGGGTTGCTACAAGATGTGACAGTATGGCGTCTCAGGG GAGGCGTCTTGAAGGGACCAGAATTACCACTCAAAACAT GGGTAAGACAGGATTTGACTTTGCAATACGAACACCTTGCACACCTTCGAGATGGGAGGAGTATGATGAAGAAATGACTGCAGCCTGGGAG GCCATATGTGAAGCATATTGCAATGACACACACCCCACACGTGACCCCAGCACGCTTGATGCTGTGAAGGACGCGATATTGCGAATGACATATTACTG GTACAACTTTATGCCTCTTTCGAGAGGATCGGCTGTTGTTGGCTACATAGTGCTGCTAGGTTTATTCCTGGCAGCAAACATGGATGTTACTACCAGCATTCCACCCGATGTCCAAGTTGATTGGGAGGCAATTCTGTCGCCGGATCCTGAAACATTCGTTGACGCCGTCAAGCCTTGGTCGTACCCATCCATAAAAATAAGCAGGTGCTTGAAAGATTACACGGATGTCAGTTGCACTTTCAGTACAACAGGATCCGTTGTGGCAGCACT
- the LOC120659207 gene encoding suppressor of RPS4-RLD 1-like isoform X1: MSSERAELARLCSTRNWSKAIRLLDSILARSPSSIHDLCNRAFCYSHLELHKHVVKDCDRALQLDPALLQAYVLKGKALTALDKKEDALLVWKQGYEIAVRDTTDLKQLLELEELVSSVKICETTESSDHVMDASPCDTKVVISEDRVVDKSSTAPTVADTKTVVCEEAIGNSKVSSNGDTKLPNHNNKVENNKVSTSPLKDSTGTQAPKKPPKQDKKNKAKAVKEINGQAEGAANRTSSDESETISLEQTLFATKISKSSKSISLDFRLSRGIAQVNEGRYDQAISIFDQILRETPTYPEALIGRGTAYAFQRELDSAISDFTKAIQSNPSAGEAWKRRGQARAALGEFKEAIEDLTKALEFEPNSHDILHERGIVNFKFKDYNSALEDLSTYVKRDKKNSSAHTYLGLTLSVLGEYKRAEDEHLVGIKYDESFLDCWAHLAQLYLDLAYPEKLLNCLEKAIQIDSRFAKAYHLRGILYHGMGRHRSAIKELSIALTYEGSSIECLYLRASCHHAIGEYKAAIKDYDDVLDLELDSMDKFVLQCLAFYQKEMALYIASKANLEFSQFNIDDDIDPLFKEYWCKRLHPKNVAEKVYRQPPLRISLRSGRLNKQDFKFTKHQTTLLLAADSIGKKIQYNCRGFLPNQRQYRMAGLAAIEIAQKVSKAWRFLRNPKNIAKLVRKRDKLNMSQNRGGYCSTSTLSGSPTSSPNEDRVFSGISLSWQEVYNIAVKWRQVSEPCDPVVWVNKLSEEFNSGFGSHTPMLLGQAKVVRYYPYYQRVLEAAKNIMLDLKYVNNAEDRAIFLTDIEKLKKIEVASSCSDLYHIVGETYWVATRCDSMASQGRRLEGTRITTQNMGKTGFDFAIRTPCTPSRWEEYDEEMTAAWEAICEAYCNDTHPTRDPSTLDAVKDAILRMTYYWYNFMPLSRGSAVVGYIVLLGLFLAANMDVTTSIPPDVQVDWEAILSPDPETFVDAVKPWSYPSIKISRCLKDYTDVSCTFSTTGSVVAALTSVDP; encoded by the exons atgtcctCCGAGCGCGCCGAGCTCGCGCGCCTCTGCAGCACCCGCAACTGGTCCAAGGCCATCCGCCTCCTCGACTCCATCCTCGCGCGATCCCCCTCCTCCATCCACGACCTCTG CAACCGGGCCTTCTGCTACTCCCACCTCGAGCTCCACAAGCACGTCGTCAAGGACTGCGACCGCGCGCTGCAGCTCGACCCCGCCCTGCTCCAGGCCTACGTCCTCAAAG GCAAGGCACTGACTGCGTTGGATAAGAAAGAGGATGCTTTACTTGTCTGGAAGCAAGGATATGAAATTGCTGTCCGTGACACAACGGACTTGAAACAGTTGCTTGAGTTGGAAGAATTGGTTTCTTCTGTTAAAATTTGCGAGACAACTGAGTCTTCAGACCATGTCATGGATGCATCGCCTTGTGATACCAAAGTTGTTATCTCAGAAGATCGTGTTGTTGACAAGTCATCCACCGCACCTACTGTGGCAGATACGAAAACTGTTgtctgtgaagaggccattggTAATTCCAAAGTTTCATCAAATGGTGATACCAAGTTGCCGAATCATAATAACAAAGTGGAAAATAATAAAGTTTCTACCAGTCCACTGAAAGACAGCACAGGGACTCAAGCGCCCAAGAAGCCCCCCAAGCAAGATAAGAAAAACAAAGCAAAAGCAGTGAAAGAAATAAATGGCCAAGCTGAAGGTGCGGCCAACAGAACAAGTTCTGATGAAAGTGAAACCATATCGCTAGAACAAACTCTCTTTGCTACAAAAATTTCAAAGTCATCAAAATCCATAAGCTTGGATTTCCGACTTTCAAGAGGAATTGCACAG GTTAACGAAGGAAGGTATGACCAAGCGATATCCATCTTTGATCAG ATATTACGAGAAACTCCTACCTATCCTGAGGCACTGATTGGAAGGGGCACAGCTTATGCATTTCAAAGAGAATTGGATTCTGCTATTTCTGATTTCACTAAG GCTATACAATCTAACCCATCAGCTGGGGAGGCATGGAAGCGACGGGGACAAGCTCGCGCTGCTTTAGGAGAGTTCAAGGAG GCCATTGAGGACTTGACCAAAGCATTGGAATTTGAACCAAATTCTCATGATATTTTGCATGAAAGAG GAATTGTGAACTTCAAATTCAAGGACTACAACTCTGCACTTGAAGATCTTTCAACATATGTGAAGCGTGACAAGAAGAACAGCTCTGCTCACACTTATTTA GGTCTTACCCTTTCAGTACTTGGAGAGTACAAACGTGCTGAAGATGAGCATCTTGTTGGTATAAAGTATGACGAGAGTTTCCTGGACTGTTGGGCTCACCTTGCTCAG CTTTATCTTGATTTGGCTTATCCAGAAAAGTTGCTGAATTGCCTTGAGAAAGCTATTCAAATTGATTCAAG GTTTGCAAAAGCATACCATCTTCGTGGAATTCTCTACCATGGAATGGGTCGACATAG GAGTGCTATTAAAGAGCTATCAATTGCTTTGACATATGAGGGTTCAAGTATAGAGTGCCTATACTTGCGTGCCTCATGCCATCATGCAATTGGAGAATATAAAGCTGCG ATAAAAGATTATGATGATGTACTCGATTTGGAACTTGATTCCATGGATAAATTTGTGTTGCAATGTTTGGCCTTCTATCAG AAGGAAATGGCTCTGTATATTGCTTCAAAGGCCAATTTAGAGTTCTCTCAGTTCAACATTGATGACGATATTGACCCACTATTTAAG GAATATTGGTGCAAACGACTACACCCCAAAAATGTGGCTGAAAAGGTTTATCGCCAGCCACCATTGCGGATCTCATTAAGAAGTGGGCGCCTTAATAAGCAAGACTTCAAATTCACAAAGCATCAAACAACCCTTCTTCTAGCTGCAGATTCAATTGGGAAGAAGATTCAATACAATTGCCGTGGTTTCTTACCAAATCAACGCCAG TACCGCATGGCCGGGTTGGCTGCTATTGAGATTGCTCAGAAAGTGTCCAAGGCTTGGCGCTTTCTGAGGAATCCAAAGAACATCGCAAAATTAGTTAGGAAAAGGGATAAACTTAACATGAGCCAGAACAGGGGAGGTTATTGTAGCACCAGCACTTTGTCTGGATCGCCAACGTCTAGCCCAAATGAAGACAGGGTCTTCTCTGGGATCTCTCTCTCCTGGCAGGAAGTCTATAACATTGCTGTTAAGTGGAGACAAGTTTCTGAACCTTGTGATCCAGTTGTTTGGGTCAATAAGCTAAG TGAAGAGTTCAATTCTGGATTTGGTTCTCATACCCCAATGCTTCTTGGTCAAGCAAAAGTTGTCCGGTACTATCCATATTACCAAAG AGTTTTGGAAGCTGCAAAGAACATAATGCTTGACTTGAAGTATGTGAATAATGCAGAGGACCGTGCAATTTTTCTTACAGATATTGAAAAATTGAAAAAG ATAGAGGTTGCATCGTCATGCTCAGATTTGTACCATATAGTTGGTGAGACCTATTGGGTTGCTACAAGATGTGACAGTATGGCGTCTCAGGG GAGGCGTCTTGAAGGGACCAGAATTACCACTCAAAACAT GGGTAAGACAGGATTTGACTTTGCAATACGAACACCTTGCACACCTTCGAGATGGGAGGAGTATGATGAAGAAATGACTGCAGCCTGGGAG GCCATATGTGAAGCATATTGCAATGACACACACCCCACACGTGACCCCAGCACGCTTGATGCTGTGAAGGACGCGATATTGCGAATGACATATTACTG GTACAACTTTATGCCTCTTTCGAGAGGATCGGCTGTTGTTGGCTACATAGTGCTGCTAGGTTTATTCCTGGCAGCAAACATGGATGTTACTACCAGCATTCCACCCGATGTCCAAGTTGATTGGGAGGCAATTCTGTCGCCGGATCCTGAAACATTCGTTGACGCCGTCAAGCCTTGGTCGTACCCATCCATAAAAATAAGCAGGTGCTTGAAAGATTACACGGATGTCAGTTGCACTTTCAGTACAACAGGATCCGTTGTGGCAGCACT